Part of the Vicinamibacteria bacterium genome, CGAACAGGAACAGGAGGCAAACAAATGACGACTCATGTCGATGTGCGAGGATTACTGAGGTCCAAAGGGAGGACCTGGCTTGCACTGACGTGGATCGCTTGTTGCGTTCCGGCTCACGCCCTCGGAGGCAATCGCGACCTCGAGGATGTAAACATCCAGGGCGCGATCGAGGACCAACTGCTCCTCGATCCCAGCGTGCCCTGGAACGACATCGACCTGTCCGCCGCCGATGGGATCGTGACGCTCAACGGAACGGTGGACAATTTGCTTGCGAAGGAGCGGGCGGCCAGCATCGCCCGAACCGTAAAGGGT contains:
- a CDS encoding BON domain-containing protein yields the protein MTTHVDVRGLLRSKGRTWLALTWIACCVPAHALGGNRDLEDVNIQGAIEDQLLLDPSVPWNDIDLSAADGIVTLNGTVDNLLAKERAASIARTVKGVRAVVNRIEVDPDPAPADEDVRRNVRAALEADPATRA